Proteins encoded within one genomic window of Flavobacterium oreochromis:
- a CDS encoding helix-turn-helix domain-containing protein, whose protein sequence is MSFGDNLKKIRSDKDISQGDLAKMIDVHATHISRYERNLTSPTIDVAKKIADALEVSTDALIYGSNEQIINNKINDDELLQLFHKIQYLNQEEISSIKTMLKAFVFQKDIQKQLS, encoded by the coding sequence ATGTCATTTGGAGATAACCTAAAAAAAATACGTTCGGATAAAGATATTTCACAAGGAGATTTAGCTAAAATGATTGATGTTCACGCCACTCATATCTCACGATACGAACGTAATTTAACTTCGCCAACTATTGATGTTGCCAAAAAGATTGCTGATGCTCTAGAGGTTTCTACAGATGCCTTGATTTATGGTTCTAATGAGCAAATTATAAATAACAAGATTAATGATGATGAACTATTACAACTTTTTCATAAAATCCAGTATTTAAATCAAGAAGAGATAAGTAGTATCAAAACTATGCTTAAAGCCTTTGTTTTTCAAAAAGATATACAAAAACAACTTTCTTAA
- a CDS encoding IS110 family transposase has translation MSKFSNFLGIDVSKEYFDAVVILNGDKNNSIHNQFTNDSKGLKELIAWLKSNQSNAKNTLVCLEHTGLYGKIIIPHLLDKEFSVWVEMSLKIIRSLGVQRGKNYKIDAGRIAYYAMKNQEEAQFYQPPRKVIDKIRKLLTLRDHLVKTKALLVKNTNELKSFEPELAKLNEKYSKTTIQGIEKDLKNIEKELDKVIEDDEKLSNLYEKATSVVGVGKITALLLICFTNEFTMYENPRQLACYCGVVPFEYSSGKSVRAKPKVHYMANKTLKKQLHMCALSCISAKGELKEYFERKVAEGKNKMLVINNIRNKLVHRICACVRDNKLYERKAA, from the coding sequence ATGAGTAAATTTAGTAATTTTCTAGGAATCGACGTGTCAAAAGAATATTTTGATGCAGTAGTGATTTTGAATGGTGATAAAAACAACAGCATTCACAATCAGTTTACTAATGATAGCAAAGGTTTAAAAGAATTGATAGCTTGGTTGAAATCCAATCAATCTAATGCGAAAAACACCTTAGTTTGCCTTGAACATACAGGTTTATATGGCAAAATAATTATCCCCCATTTGCTTGATAAAGAGTTCTCTGTTTGGGTTGAAATGTCTTTAAAAATTATTCGCAGTTTAGGAGTTCAAAGAGGTAAGAATTACAAAATAGATGCTGGAAGAATAGCCTATTATGCGATGAAAAATCAAGAAGAAGCCCAGTTTTATCAACCACCAAGAAAAGTAATTGATAAAATTAGAAAGTTACTGACTCTTAGAGATCATTTGGTAAAAACCAAAGCCTTGTTAGTTAAAAACACCAATGAACTCAAAAGTTTTGAGCCAGAACTGGCTAAGCTAAATGAAAAATATTCCAAAACAACCATTCAAGGAATAGAGAAAGATTTAAAAAACATTGAAAAAGAATTGGATAAAGTCATCGAAGATGATGAAAAACTTTCTAATTTATATGAAAAAGCAACTTCAGTTGTTGGAGTTGGAAAAATAACCGCTTTGTTGTTGATTTGTTTTACCAATGAGTTCACAATGTATGAAAACCCAAGGCAATTAGCTTGTTATTGCGGTGTGGTACCTTTTGAATACAGCTCTGGAAAAAGTGTAAGAGCAAAACCCAAAGTCCATTATATGGCTAATAAAACACTCAAAAAACAGTTGCATATGTGTGCGCTTTCTTGTATTTCAGCAAAAGGTGAACTCAAAGAGTATTTTGAAAGAAAAGTAGCTGAAGGCAAAAACAAAATGCTAGTAATAAATAATATTAGGAACAAATTAGTACACCGAATTTGCGCCTGTGTAAGAGATAATAAGCTATACGAAAGAAAAGCAGCTTAA
- a CDS encoding RHS repeat-associated core domain-containing protein — translation MNYYPFGSLIPNRHGSSTAYRYGFQGQEKDDELKGEGNSLNYTFRMHDPRVGRFFATDPLEKKFPFYSPYQFSSNSPISAVELEGLETSDNKNKNETKELSAGENMLVTFFKFLNTISTVTGNNKYDNNTGDGYIANSLTGSVKGLTDISLFALGTYDLAKNGIGGTSVDDQIDFSLSNPLKNLSFSGLKKPSFGNFNLKFPKIFNTTLSKLSKLTLDGWERAMGGGRAWGRVDGEQIGFYTFSFKKGLQIDLNIPKRLQGLGYGSKFFSEALKETEAEMFTATWVRSSIYESTTSTGSSVNLTRYEAALKNGATQEQAAFKTWSGQQAAKHGFKSVTVREIENGIEATFTRQ, via the coding sequence ATAAATTATTATCCTTTTGGTTCGCTCATTCCAAACCGCCACGGCTCAAGCACAGCTTACCGTTACGGCTTCCAAGGACAAGAAAAAGATGACGAGTTAAAAGGGGAAGGGAATTCTTTAAATTATACTTTTAGAATGCACGACCCAAGAGTGGGTAGGTTTTTTGCTACTGACCCCCTTGAAAAAAAGTTTCCTTTTTATTCACCATATCAATTTAGTTCAAACAGTCCAATATCAGCTGTTGAGTTAGAGGGATTGGAAACAAGTGATAATAAAAATAAAAATGAAACTAAAGAACTTTCTGCAGGAGAAAATATGCTAGTGACTTTCTTTAAGTTTTTAAATACTATTTCTACAGTTACTGGTAATAATAAATATGATAATAATACAGGTGACGGATATATAGCTAACTCATTGACGGGAAGTGTTAAAGGTCTTACAGATATTTCTTTATTTGCCTTGGGAACTTATGATCTTGCAAAAAATGGAATTGGAGGAACTAGTGTAGATGATCAAATTGATTTTTCTCTCAGTAATCCTTTGAAAAACTTATCTTTTAGTGGATTAAAGAAGCCTTCATTTGGTAATTTTAATTTAAAGTTTCCGAAAATTTTTAATACAACTTTGAGCAAACTTTCTAAATTAACATTAGATGGTTGGGAAAGAGCTATGGGAGGTGGAAGAGCTTGGGGGAGAGTTGACGGAGAACAAATAGGTTTTTATACTTTTTCATTTAAAAAGGGATTGCAAATTGACTTGAATATTCCTAAACGACTACAGGGATTAGGATATGGTTCTAAATTTTTCTCAGAAGCTCTTAAAGAAACTGAAGCAGAAATGTTTACAGCAACTTGGGTTAGAAGTTCAATATATGAAAGCACAACTTCAACTGGGTCTTCTGTAAATTTAACAAGATATGAAGCTGCATTGAAGAATGGTGCTACTCAAGAACAAGCTGCGTTTAAAACTTGGTCGGGTCAGCAAGCTGCTAAGCACGGTTTTAAAAGTGTGACTGTAAGAGAAATAGAAAATGGTATAGAAGCAACATTTACGAGACAATAA
- a CDS encoding IS256 family transposase: MFFKSFKNGEDLSSFFKQMHKRAVEHMLNAELDAHLDTEKHQKTSDGNYRNGHGTKKIKTSFGEDQIKVPRDREGSFEPVLVPKRHNIIDGLENVIISFYAKGMSVSDIEEQIKEMYNFDISTSTISRITNAVASEIVTWQNRPLDEVYLIVWMDGIVFKVRENSKVINKTIYLAVGLNHEGRKEVLGMWLGKNESSSFWMSVLTDLKARGVEDILITATDNLNGFTQTIRSVFPESQTQICVVHQIRNACRYVVWKDKKQFTTDMKLVYTAPTKQAAELALEDFAQKWESKYGYAIKSWRENWDELTIFFDFPLEIRKIIYTTNLIENLNGKIRKYTKNKMSFPTDEAVIKSVYLALKEATKKWSMPIQNWGIVLNQFNLIFEKRLRL, from the coding sequence ATTTTTTTTAAATCCTTTAAAAATGGAGAAGATTTATCTTCCTTTTTTAAGCAAATGCATAAACGAGCAGTAGAACACATGCTCAATGCCGAACTAGATGCTCACTTAGATACCGAAAAACATCAAAAAACCTCTGACGGCAATTATCGTAATGGTCATGGAACCAAGAAGATTAAGACTTCCTTTGGAGAAGATCAAATTAAAGTCCCAAGAGATAGAGAAGGTAGTTTTGAACCTGTTTTAGTCCCTAAAAGACATAATATTATTGATGGTTTAGAGAATGTTATCATTTCATTTTATGCTAAAGGAATGAGTGTTAGTGATATTGAAGAGCAAATCAAAGAAATGTATAATTTTGACATTTCAACTTCTACCATTTCAAGAATTACTAATGCAGTAGCAAGTGAGATAGTAACCTGGCAAAACAGACCATTAGATGAAGTTTACTTAATTGTTTGGATGGATGGAATTGTTTTCAAAGTTCGTGAAAACTCAAAAGTAATCAATAAAACTATCTATTTAGCAGTAGGACTTAATCATGAAGGACGAAAAGAAGTTCTTGGTATGTGGTTAGGTAAGAATGAAAGTTCAAGCTTCTGGATGAGTGTTTTAACCGATTTAAAAGCCCGCGGAGTGGAAGATATTTTAATAACGGCTACCGATAATTTAAACGGATTTACTCAAACCATACGTTCTGTTTTTCCTGAATCACAAACACAGATTTGTGTGGTTCACCAAATAAGAAATGCTTGTAGATATGTCGTATGGAAAGATAAAAAGCAATTTACAACCGACATGAAACTAGTCTATACAGCACCAACAAAACAAGCCGCCGAGTTAGCTCTAGAAGATTTTGCTCAAAAATGGGAATCTAAATATGGATATGCTATCAAATCTTGGAGGGAAAATTGGGACGAATTAACCATCTTTTTTGACTTCCCGTTAGAAATCCGCAAAATTATTTATACCACAAATTTAATTGAAAATCTTAATGGGAAAATTCGCAAGTACACCAAAAACAAAATGTCGTTTCCAACAGATGAGGCGGTAATAAAATCGGTTTACCTTGCCTTAAAAGAAGCAACTAAAAAATGGTCGATGCCAATACAAAATTGGGGTATTGTTTTAAACCAATTTAATCTTATATTTGAAAAAAGGCTCAGATTATAA
- a CDS encoding IS4 family transposase, producing the protein MQVSEVLNYIPKEELERLSLKYKVDYQVKKLNGQTMFQLLLFSMLNVKNNSLRVMEEFYHSLAFKSIANNSFDGVKYNSIRDRLVTINPCYFEAIFKSCLKQFQNKYLNKKHNIIAFDSTLVSISSKLFEEGMQINKQGDKRFVKFSMAFSNVPIHSKIFTEQAFVSEDFALKDLINECPLSPENILVFDRGLQARSAFESFNNQNFIFVTRLNNYTRFDIVEEFKIVQNETERLYIERDLKVILFDKRNKKTTSFLRLIIAREKESNEIFYFLSNSNDLTSKEIVDIYKKRWEIEVFFKFIKQNLNFSHLISRNLNGIKVVMYMTLIMAILLTVYKKLNNLKGYKIPKLKFANELEVLIIKDIVEKCGGNPNQVEDIFKPK; encoded by the coding sequence ATGCAAGTTTCGGAAGTGTTAAATTATATTCCAAAAGAGGAATTAGAAAGATTATCATTAAAGTACAAGGTTGATTACCAAGTTAAAAAGCTCAATGGGCAAACGATGTTTCAACTTTTACTTTTTTCAATGCTAAATGTAAAAAATAATAGCCTGAGGGTTATGGAGGAATTTTATCATTCATTAGCATTTAAAAGTATTGCAAACAATAGTTTTGACGGAGTAAAATACAATTCGATAAGAGACCGATTAGTTACTATAAATCCGTGTTATTTCGAAGCAATTTTCAAAAGTTGCTTGAAACAATTTCAAAATAAATATCTTAATAAAAAGCACAACATCATTGCTTTCGACTCTACTTTAGTCAGTATTTCTTCTAAATTATTTGAAGAAGGAATGCAGATTAACAAACAAGGAGATAAAAGATTTGTGAAATTTAGTATGGCTTTTTCGAATGTTCCTATACACTCAAAGATATTTACAGAACAAGCTTTCGTTTCTGAAGATTTTGCTTTAAAAGATTTGATAAATGAATGTCCCCTAAGTCCAGAAAATATATTGGTCTTTGACCGCGGACTTCAGGCAAGAAGTGCATTTGAAAGTTTTAATAACCAGAATTTTATTTTTGTTACTCGTCTTAATAATTATACTCGATTTGATATAGTTGAGGAATTTAAAATAGTTCAAAACGAAACAGAAAGATTATATATTGAAAGAGATTTGAAGGTCATATTGTTTGATAAACGAAATAAAAAAACAACTTCATTTTTAAGGTTAATCATTGCAAGAGAAAAGGAAAGTAATGAAATATTCTATTTTTTAAGTAATAGTAATGACCTGACTTCTAAAGAGATTGTCGATATTTACAAAAAGCGATGGGAGATTGAAGTGTTTTTTAAATTTATAAAACAAAACTTAAACTTTAGTCATTTGATTTCTAGGAATCTAAACGGAATAAAGGTTGTTATGTATATGACTTTGATAATGGCGATCCTTTTGACAGTTTATAAAAAACTAAACAATCTAAAAGGGTACAAAATACCAAAACTAAAATTTGCTAACGAGTTAGAAGTATTAATCATCAAAGATATTGTGGAAAAATGCGGTGGAAACCCAAATCAAGTTGAGGATATTTTCAAACCAAAATAG
- a CDS encoding RHS repeat domain-containing protein translates to MNYYPFGSLVPNRHGYSKDYRYGFQGQEKDDELKGEGNYINFTYRGHDPRVGRFFAVDPLTKEYPHYSPYSFSGNKPIQYRELEGLEEAVTTFSYQTIRGSSKMKIIGADLTINNTKRRNEVIFMVVNGNKYRANSYETTTGRDRGRKDDFNGNFSGIKTLNDKDLSAILGYADFVFEVFGGTDSKEQTVIHESNASPWKSKSKLLDFKNSIYDLMGIDENSLIGIDGVAYNANEVGNYLWGMILEEAGVILDANTIAELETRGRNDEPHEQKAITAGRNKEKVLKVDKTERKRAFEYYKDEYQEHLKKEEKSKIMNHQII, encoded by the coding sequence ATAAATTATTATCCTTTTGGTTCGCTCGTTCCTAATAGGCACGGATACAGTAAAGACTACCGTTACGGCTTCCAAGGACAGGAAAAAGATGACGAGTTAAAAGGTGAAGGGAACTACATAAACTTCACTTATAGAGGACACGACCCAAGGGTGGGAAGGTTTTTTGCTGTTGACCCGTTGACAAAAGAATATCCTCATTATTCGCCATATAGTTTTAGTGGTAACAAACCTATACAGTACAGGGAACTAGAAGGATTAGAAGAAGCGGTAACCACTTTTTCCTATCAAACTATTAGGGGTAGTTCTAAAATGAAAATCATAGGAGCTGATTTAACTATCAACAATACTAAAAGAAGAAATGAAGTGATATTTATGGTAGTTAATGGTAATAAATATAGAGCCAATAGTTATGAAACTACTACAGGAAGAGACAGAGGTAGAAAAGATGATTTTAATGGAAACTTCAGTGGGATAAAGACTTTAAATGACAAAGATTTGTCTGCAATTTTGGGTTATGCTGATTTTGTTTTTGAAGTTTTTGGAGGTACTGACAGTAAAGAACAAACTGTTATTCACGAATCTAATGCTAGTCCTTGGAAATCTAAATCTAAATTACTAGATTTTAAAAATAGTATTTATGATTTAATGGGTATAGATGAAAATAGTTTAATAGGTATTGACGGTGTTGCATATAATGCTAACGAAGTAGGGAATTATTTATGGGGTATGATTTTGGAAGAAGCGGGAGTTATTTTGGATGCAAATACGATTGCTGAATTAGAAACTCGAGGAAGAAATGATGAACCCCACGAGCAAAAGGCTATAACGGCGGGGAGAAATAAGGAAAAAGTTTTAAAAGTTGATAAAACTGAAAGAAAAAGAGCTTTTGAATATTATAAAGATGAATATCAAGAACATCTTAAAAAGGAGGAGAAAAGCAAGATTATGAACCATCAGATAATTTAG